CCGCTACCAGAGCGTGTACGGACAGGCGGCAGACGACCGGCGCTGACCGCTCAGGGGACCCGCACGACCTTCCCGTCCACGCCCGCCTCGACGGCGCGGTGCGCCTCGGCGGCATCGGCGAGCGCGAACTGCGGGCCGAGCTCGACCGAGAACCGGCCGGCGGCGATGAGGTTCACGGCCCGGCGAGGGTCTTCGTGATGCGCGGGAGGGAGACCGGCTCGGCGGTGCCCAGGCGCTGCGCGAACAGGCTCACGCGGTACTCCTCGAGCAGCCAGCGGACGTGCACGAGCGTCGGCGCGGCGTCGGCGGCGACCGGGATCGTCCCGCCGGCGTCGGCGTACAGCGCCGCGGCGCGTTCGAACTCGGTCATGCGCTGCCGGTCGCGCCCCGGGTTGTCGGCCAGGGTGCTGACGCGCTCCAGCGCCCCCTGTAGGTAGCGCGGCAGGTGCGCCAGGCGCGCGGCGCCGGTGCGCGAGACGAAGCCGGGATGCACGAGCCCGGCGATCTGCCCCTTCACATCGCCCAGGGCCGCGAGAAGCGTCATCGAGTTCTGCGCACGGACGGCTTTGTCGACGTCGCGCTGCAGCATCAGGACCCGCGCGGTGAGCGAGACGGTCTGGAACAGCTGGTCGACCACGACCGCCGAGAACCGGTCGCGTACCGCCTCGAACTGCGACAGTGTCCCGACCGGGGCGTCGCCGCGCACGGCATCGGCGACGGCGACGCGGGCATCCTCGATCAGCGCCTTCGCCGACGGGTACGGCGATGCGGCGAGGGCGAGCTTCTCCGGTGAGGTGAGGTGGTCGAGCACGTAGGCGGACGGCGACGGCACCGCGAGCAGCAGCAGGCGACGGACGCCGGCATGCGTGAGCGTCTCGGCACGCTCGGCCGTCGCCTCGATCCGCAGTGCGACCGTGGCGCCCTCGTCGACGAGCGCCGGGTAGCCGCGCACGACTCCGCCCGCGACCTTCGTGTCGACGACCTCGGGAAGATCGCCCACGTCCCACGTGGTGAGCCCTGCTCGCTCTCGGACCCCGACGCCTCCCGAGCCCCCGCCCGGTGGTGTGCCGGGCCCCGGCTGCGAGACGCCCCCGCCTCCGGTGCCCGGCCCGTCTCCGCCAGCATGCCCGGTTCCAGGACCTCGCCCGCTGCCCGGACCGCGCTGCGGGGAAGCGCTCAGCGACCGCGCGACCGACTCGCGGGCGCGACCGGCAAGCCGCTGCTGCAGGTCACCGAGGTCGCGCGACGAGCCGATGGCCCGCCCGCGCGCGTCGACGGCACGGAACGACATGCCCAGGTGCGCGGGCACCCGTTCCATCTCGAAGTCATCGGCGGTCACCGGCTGATGGGCGACGTGCTGGATCCGGGCGGCCAGCGCCGCACGCAGCGATGTCGCAGGCATGCCCGCGTGCGACTCGGGCCCGGCGCCGACGAGCTCCTCGCCCAGCCGCGCCGCCCAGTCCGCCGCGGGGACGACGTGCCGGCGGATCGCCTTCGGCAGCGCGCGCAGCAGCCCGGCGATGAGCTCATCGCGCAGTCCCGGCACCTGCCAGTCGAACCCGTCGGGCTTCAGCTGCGCCAGCAGCGGCAGCGGGATGACCACGCTCACGCCGTCGTCGGCCGCCCCCGGCTCGAACCGGTACGCGAGCGACAGTGTCTGGTCCTGCTGCTGCCACCGGGTCGGGAAGTCGCGTTCGTCGGCGCGCGAGTCGTCGTCGATCAGGTCGGCTTCGGTGATGTCGAGCAGGTGCGGGGTGGATGCCACGGCCTCGCGCCACCAGGTCTCGAACGAGCGCACGTCGACCACGTCGCGCGGGATGCGGGCGTCGTAGAACGCGAAGACGGCCTCGTCGCCGGCGAGGATGTCGCGGCGGCGCTCACGCTCTTCGACCTTCTCGAGTTTGCGGCGCTGCTCGTGGTTGCGACGCTCGAACGCGGTGAGTCGCTTGTCGAGGTGGTGGGTGTTCCATTCGCCGTCGACCAGGGCGTGGCGCAGGAACAGTTCGCGGGCCAGTTCGCGGTCGGTGCGCGCGAGCTGCACGCGCCGCCGCGGGATGATCTCGACCCCGAACAGCGTCACCTTCTCGGCGGCGACGGCGGCACCGGCATCCTTCGACCAGTGCGGGTCGGAGAGCGATCGGTGTGCGAGGTCGCCGGCGAGCTCCTCGGCCCACGCGGGATCGATCATCGCGACGGTGCGGGCGAACAGGCGCGACGTCTCGACCAGCTCGGCCGCCATCACGGCATCCGGGCTCGCCTTGCGCAGTCCCGATCCCGGGAAGATCGCGAACGACGCGCCGCGCGCGCCGCGGTACTCGGCCAGGGGCCTGCGACGCGAGGAGTCCTTCTGCGCGGTGGACTTCCCGAGCTTGCGCGTGTCGAGGATGCCGATGTGCGAGAGCAGGCCCGAGAGGATCGCTCGGTGCACCAGCGCCGGATCGGCAGCGCCGGAGAGCCCTCGCCCGTCGCCGCCCATGAGCTGTCGCAGCTGACGCTGCACGTCGAACCACTCCCGCACGCGCACGTAGTTGAGGTGCTCCGATCTCACGAGTCGCCGGAAAGCGCTCGAGCCGAGCTCGCGCTGCTGCTCACGGAGGTGATTCCAGAGGTTCAGCAGGGTCAGGAAGTCGCTCGTCGGGTCGGTGAACCGCGCATGCAGCCGGTCGGCCTCGGCGCGCTTGCCGGGCTCGTCGGCCGAGGGACGCTCGCGGACATCCTGGATCGACAGCCCCGCGACGATCGCCAGCACGTCGCCGGTCACGCCGAGCGTCCGGGCCTCGATCAGCATGCGCGCGAACCGCGGATCGATCGGCAACCGGGCGATCTCGCGGCCGATCTTCGTGAGCCGCACGTCGTCGCCGGATCCCGCGTCGCGGCCTTCACGGCCGCGGCCTCGCGAGCCGCCGCGTGTGACGGCGCGCAGCTCGGTCAGCAGATCGAACGCGGCCTTCACGCCCCGGCTGTCGGGCGGGGTGAGGAAGGGGAACTGGCCGATGTCACCGAACCCGAGCGCGAGCATCTGCAGGATGACGGCCGCCAGCGAGGTGCGGAGGATCTCGGGCTCGGTGTACTCGGGGCGCGAGGTGAAGTCCTCCTCGGCGTAGAGCCGGATCGCGATGCCGGGCGAGGTGCGGCCCGCGCGCCCCGACCGCTGCTGGGCCGACGCCTGCGAGACGGCCTCGATCGGCAGACGCTGGATCTTCGAGCGATGGCTGTAGCGCGAGATGCGGGCGGTGCCGGCGTCGATCACGTAC
This DNA window, taken from Microbacterium invictum, encodes the following:
- the hrpA gene encoding ATP-dependent RNA helicase HrpA, with product MPSPEPRISYPPELPVSAAREEIARAIEGHQVVIVAGATGSGKTTQLPKICLELGRTRVAHTQPRRIAARTIAERIAHELEVPLGGAVGYKVRFTDQVTADTKVALVTDGILLNEIHRDRLLRRYDTIIVDEAHERSLNIDFLIGYLVRILPERPDLKVIITSATIDPASFAKHFAAADGTPAPVIEVSGRTYPVEIRYRPADDPDAADDVDGLLGALAELDREADGDVLVFLPGEAEIRDAADAVRGMYASQSRPTEVLPLYGRLSAAEQHRVFEPSAVAGVRRRVILATNVAETSLTVPGIRYVIDAGTARISRYSHRSKIQRLPIEAVSQASAQQRSGRAGRTSPGIAIRLYAEEDFTSRPEYTEPEILRTSLAAVILQMLALGFGDIGQFPFLTPPDSRGVKAAFDLLTELRAVTRGGSRGRGREGRDAGSGDDVRLTKIGREIARLPIDPRFARMLIEARTLGVTGDVLAIVAGLSIQDVRERPSADEPGKRAEADRLHARFTDPTSDFLTLLNLWNHLREQQRELGSSAFRRLVRSEHLNYVRVREWFDVQRQLRQLMGGDGRGLSGAADPALVHRAILSGLLSHIGILDTRKLGKSTAQKDSSRRRPLAEYRGARGASFAIFPGSGLRKASPDAVMAAELVETSRLFARTVAMIDPAWAEELAGDLAHRSLSDPHWSKDAGAAVAAEKVTLFGVEIIPRRRVQLARTDRELARELFLRHALVDGEWNTHHLDKRLTAFERRNHEQRRKLEKVEERERRRDILAGDEAVFAFYDARIPRDVVDVRSFETWWREAVASTPHLLDITEADLIDDDSRADERDFPTRWQQQDQTLSLAYRFEPGAADDGVSVVIPLPLLAQLKPDGFDWQVPGLRDELIAGLLRALPKAIRRHVVPAADWAARLGEELVGAGPESHAGMPATSLRAALAARIQHVAHQPVTADDFEMERVPAHLGMSFRAVDARGRAIGSSRDLGDLQQRLAGRARESVARSLSASPQRGPGSGRGPGTGHAGGDGPGTGGGGVSQPGPGTPPGGGSGGVGVRERAGLTTWDVGDLPEVVDTKVAGGVVRGYPALVDEGATVALRIEATAERAETLTHAGVRRLLLLAVPSPSAYVLDHLTSPEKLALAASPYPSAKALIEDARVAVADAVRGDAPVGTLSQFEAVRDRFSAVVVDQLFQTVSLTARVLMLQRDVDKAVRAQNSMTLLAALGDVKGQIAGLVHPGFVSRTGAARLAHLPRYLQGALERVSTLADNPGRDRQRMTEFERAAALYADAGGTIPVAADAAPTLVHVRWLLEEYRVSLFAQRLGTAEPVSLPRITKTLAGP